The following DNA comes from Alnus glutinosa chromosome 6, dhAlnGlut1.1, whole genome shotgun sequence.
TATGTTTATCTGGGTTCTTCCCAAGCTCCAATATTAACTTTGCATAAATGCTGGGATCCAACATTCTTTTACCATCCTTGGCGACCTGTAGAAGCTTCCAGGCAAGATGCAAGCTTCCTCCTCTTATGAACCCTCTCACCATTGCTTCAATCACACCGCGGCTTGCCAAACCAGTAAACTTTTCCAAGTCGAATGGCATTTTCAGCGCACGGTTCCTTGCCAGGACTTCGACTGTTGAAGCTAAAATCCGATCATCAGGAAAAAGTTGAGGTTGTTTCTGAGCCCAACAGAATATCTGTAGAGCTCTATTAGGAAGACCCATGTGACCCAATTCCCGAATTGTCAATGACAGGGACCCCTTCCTCAGAAACCTAGCCCACTTGTTGAGAATTACTGACACATCTTCCTCTGAACTGAGGCTTCTGATCTCTTTGGCTATAGCAATAAGGACTCTGGGGTTTTTGTACACTTGTTTTGATAGGGAAGCACGATAAGAAACTGCCGTTGGAGAAGTTGATTTAACATGTTTCTTTGGTGTAGGAAGCCCCAAAGGTCGGAGTTTGTAGGGAAAAGGTAGTGGTAGCGGCCTTTCTCTACTCAACTTTCCAGGTTTCTGAGGGACTCTCCCTTGGAAAAGGGACGAGATCGCTTCAATCTCATCTGAATCCCAAGCAACACCAGTATCTTCTCCTACTCCTTCAGTTTCGTcctgttcttgttcttctttgtcttcttcttcttcttcttcagctaaCTGAGATTTTTTATCATCTATCAAATCGGTTAGTGATGGGTCTATGGAGTTCATGCCTGTCTTCTTCAAGAATAAATTGACACCAAAGTCCGGCGGACTCTTTGTGCGCCGTGGATAACGAATGCACTTGGGTTGCCTTCTCCTAGTACTTGAATGCACCACCAAAGTTAACCTTCCATTTGTTGTAAAATTTCTCTCCAATGGGATGGGGCACAAGGTAATGGTCGAGACTCTGCAATCCATTGCTCCAACTGGGCGTTGGCGTCTGTGAGTTCGAAAATGTGCTAATGTTACTGAGACGCATTTCAGTGTCAAACAGAAATTTCATCAAACATCTGGTCTGCCGTTTGGTTGcggagaaaatgagagaaaaatagagaaactAAAGTAGATTTCCCATATTCAGGAACCGCTCAACTacagttttggtagtttgatgaggTTAGGCTTTTCAGCTTcctaaaaaaacattaaacaagcatgaaaacaCGTATTTTCACTGAGTACCTGAGAAGTGAGAAGTAGCAGGTCGGCAAAGAGAAAAGAAGCGCGGTTTGATTCTGAGCCGAAGGATGAATTttgtcttctattttttttaacggaTAAATCTCAAATGATAAAAGAAGCTCTTGGCGTAGAGATAGCAACCTTTTACGGAAAGACatgaagtttttcttattttgttatttattggAATTGCTGAGCTGACCACCCGAACAACAAATATTAGAATTAGATTGATAAAAGTGCTAAGCAGTAAGCATCGTATAATTCTAAGATATTATATTATGTATAatttatatctttcttttttttttttaaatgattaaatttttatcatCTTCAAAGTGGGAAAATTACGATAATTTGTCGATAAATAATGAGATTAAATATTAGATTGATAAAAGTGCTAAGCATCATATGAATCGTAAGGGATCCGATCCTACCAACATAAAAgcacattatatatattggaCAATTAAGTGTGTTTGAAATTGTAATCTCGTAACAAgaacaattttaaaccaaatttcagaacataaattatttgagaactacgtttttaaaaattgtaatttaaaaacgtaaaattttatagactaatttatgaatttaaaggataaactgcgattttactaaacgtttaattatgtttttaaaaaattacatttttaaatcgcacatatTAAAATCGTTTAAGATATTAgaatgattaattatttgtgGGTGTAGTATTTTAATATATCTTTTGTTTTCCATTATCTGTCACTATCGCATAAACacatgtttaattttttcaatttttttttttcgattcctCAGTTTTAGGCAATGATTTGCTTTAATATACATAGAGGAATTATGTTTAAACAGCACCTTacgaaggttttttttttttttttgagaatattATATTACTCAAAAACTTTCATCTTAAGTATGCTTGCTATATTTACTCTGAGCAGTAATACATGGAGATCAAACAACTGTCtccataattttcttttattttttttaaacaaaaaaatataaacagaataaatttatatttttttgtttaaaaaaaataaaagaaaatgatggagACGGTTGTTTGTCCCCTACCTATCATTTTCTATTTACTCTATATCTATCATCCCCAGCACATTTCAATATGattgagaataaaaaaatatttcatttataaaatgttataagctatatatttttgtaattttaaaagatttaacattgaaatcgaaaaaaaaaaaaaataacactgaAATCTAAAAAGTAAGTTCCGTTTATAAACAAAAAGGGATTGTCAAATTAGTGATCTTCCGGCTATCATGCTCTTTTCTTCGTTTACTTGACGTGCTCACAGCTTTTTCCACATCTATTGGGGTAGAATTGCTTGGTTTCTTGGATATTGATCGGTTTCTCTTTCTACTCTTCGCCTCCAACAAAGTAGTCATTTCTCACCAACGGATATCATCTTTGCTTCTGGAGCTCTTCTCCAAGTTGGCACATTTCTGAACCTTGGGTTTTGAAGTTTCTGATTTTGAAGATGTTTTGGTCTTTGAGGGACATATCTCTTTCATATGTCCTTTTTGGGTCCCTCTCTTCAGATTCCAATGTGAACAGAAGTGACATTTGTATACCACCACATTGTTCTGGGTGAAATTACTAGTTTTCTTCCTTCTACGCCTTGCCTTTGCCCTATTCTTTTCAATTCGGACAGTACAGTTGAAGCCGGGCTGAAGAATTGTTTCACATCTGTATAAGATTGAACTCTAAAGTCCTACAAGCTACATAAATGAAACCAGCAAATAATCCAAGCAAATTTTGATGGCATGTCTTGCCACTATAACCAACTCATAATAAACATCCGTTGTTAGTGCAATCTAAAAGTGGTGACAAAAATCCTTTTACCAAGTAAAATATGTGGTCCTTGCTTTGATGTAAATAggtaattaacaaaaaaattatcaaaaaagtCCTAAGGCATGAATTGCAACTCAAAATCTTACAGTTATTAAGGATATCTAGCAAGACAACTGACACATAATAACAACTGTTCCAAGAACTCTGTTTACTGCATCGTGTTTGACAATCAATTTGAGGCCAATATTTTATTTAGATTTCATTAATCAAGCTGATTAATGCAATATTGAAGACCTGAGAAAGGAAAACCAATCAAGATTTCTCTAGTCAAATCACATGTGCTAACAAAACCATGAAGTGTGGTAACACACCTATTCTAATAATTCTGCAGTAAGCAGAGGGTATAAGCCATAAGGAGCAAAAAGCAAGCCTGCATGAATCCACATTTGCTTCCCTATTTGATTGCCACCCAGCAAGATATGCCAATTTTTTTCGTAGTATTCCTCCATCCTAACTTCGAATACATAGAACACCAACTTGAACCAAACATGTTTCTTCCCTTTTACAATTCAGCCTACTCTACGCTCTTTAAACACAGCATTACTGACTTCTCTTTTTAGGAGATATTCACAattcaaacaaacaacaaatttgTAAAGAAAACAAGACTGTCAACAAAACATACCAATCTGTTCTCTTAGTCTTTCCACTACTTTACAATAAACACAAATACTGAAACAGTTGACAATTCAACAGCAAGAAAGATTTTGATCTTTAGGTGAATCTGGGATgcaagaaatatatatacaactgTACGAAACCTAACCATCAAACAACCCCCAAAACTTGCGCAGACAGCTAGAAACAATTAtcaatcaacaaaaataatcaCATCAAATTGAAGGTACGGACAGACCTCTCGCATGAAAACAGAGAAGAGTCAGGCGGTACCCCCATGGCCTCCGTTACAGTAGCCAAACGGTGCCCAAAAAAGGCACCCAAAGAAGGAATAGCAGCCTCCCCATTGGCCCATGCCGCTAGCTTCTGCAAGTGCTTAACTTTTAGCATGGACTCGGAATTCTTGGACCCGCCTTTGGTTTGCTTTCTCCCGATGGATTCTTCTCTCAGCGAGATTGGATTCTGAAATCCATGTCTAAGATTTGGTGCTTTCTTAATCCCTCCTTGCTTTCCCATTGTACCgttttgttttctattctctCAGGAATTTTGTCGAACACTTCAGTGCAACAGTTCAGGTCACCTTCCAACAAATCAGCCTCAGCTTGGTATAAACATTAGTGTAGAATTCATGCTCACGTTTGGCTCATATGACGAGTGCAGAAGTCTCTCATGAAGCAGACCGCATTTTCTAAAAAGCAGCTAGCTCTGATGCAAGATGCTCGCTTCAATGATCACTTGTACATAATTAACATTAgtcatatatatgtacatatgttGTCAAGCCAAAAGCTCATCATGGTAATTCAACATTTCCTGAACAACCTAAAACTAACAacgttttcttttcttaagaaGATAACAACAGTTGAAAAAGTTTAGTTGACACATCTACCAGTACATGAGGAAAACTAGGGTTGTATTTTTAGAacgaacaaatagcatgtgctattataaaaGCTGcaaatcatacatcatgagaAATAAAGGGACAAGACCCCTAAACTCTAAGTcaaaaggatctgacttaaaaaacaactGTCTGTGCAGAAACGTCAAACCCTACTAGAATTACATTTGGGCctctcttacattaacgctcacACTCAGATAAAAGAGGGCCGATCTAGCATCTAGCCAAcaaaaattctattaaaatctGAGTAATACACAGCCAAACTGTACATAGAAACAAGAGGATACACAACAACACAGTGcagaaaagaccaaaaaaacaCAGCAACCGGCAGAGGAGACAGAGACGGAATCCACCGGAGACGGCGGCGCGTGGGAAACACGTGCCATCACCAGCTGCCCCCAGCCGTAGATCCGCCACCGTAGCCCCCATCCCCAACGAGCACGGCCAGAAAATGGTGGAGTGTGGCCTTCACGCGCACCAAAGAGCAAAGGCCTCTCTggcgcgtgcaggccacgcgCCGTTCATCGACGAACGACGTGACACGTGCTTCCGGCAGCAGGAACAAACGGCGACGGAGAACAAGGTTGAGGGGCGCGTGTCTTGAGAAAAACAACGGGGTTGAGTAGATCTGGCTCCAAAAAATCGaaaaaacccttgaaaaaaCAGGCCAAAAACCACCGCTAGGAGACACGGACGCCACCATATCCCCGCGTTAGGCACCATGCTTTTAGCTTTACTGCCTgacaaaagaaaggaagaaaaaaactaaCACAAAAAACAAGCCACCATAGCCTCTAGAGGCTAGGGGAAAACAGCCACCATCGGACTTGTAGGGGGGAACAAAGCTCCACAACCTATAGGCTGGAAGAAATTTAGCCTCTACTGAAAAAAAACTCAGGGAGGGAACAAAAGACACCTTAGTCCAAGATGACTAAGGGGCACAAAGGGGCCGGGGGAGGAAGgcagcctccctcccccggcaagcAAGCATTCCTGGGGGTGTTCTCTAGAGAGGGTCAAAACTAGGGTTGTATTAAGTATAATAAAAAGAGcaagaaaccaaaaaaccaCGAAACCTTATCCCATGAGTAAGCAGACAGAATTACCAGCCATACTTAGAGCAGTCACACGGATTTACAGGTGGGCAAAACCATATTTACCATGTCATAATTAAACACCGCTCAATAAACTCACTTCAACCCGTAGTTATCGGGTGCAAAGAAACCCCATATGAACTGTTGAATACAAGAGAAGGCTGCCAATAGATACCCAATTTTATGGGCAATGTTAAGCATGCGCTCACACATATACAGTGACACAGAGTAGTCAGTGTCCAAGAAATCGGGCATGGTCAAAGATCAAATCTTCGTCTTTGCCAATTTCCCAGCTTGGAACTAGAGGGATAAATGTTCAGCAACGATATAAAGCATTAGCAAAGTTGCAGACAGTAACAAAATCATACCATGTTCCAGAGACAGAAATTTGGACCAAAAGAATAGTGTTTCATATCCATCCCCAAAACCAACACGCAGTTAATTGCAATCTACAAGCGCAAAAACAAGATTTTgacaccttttttttaaaaaaaaatccagtcctattattaaacacttaaacatgaCTAGTTTTAAAAATTAGCACTTGTACACATTTTTCATCATAACCCACTTGACACTTCCATATGCAATGTAAATAAATTCTCAAGAAAACAAATCTTTGTTCCAACAAAAAACCCCAAGTCATCATCTTCAATCATTTAAACAAAACGTTTAAAGACGGGGATAGAAAGTATTACCATTTGGGTAATTGTTCCATGCAGTCCCTTAACAAAAGTgatgagagggagagatgagagtaatgctacatatcacccaTTTGTCTCAATTTTATCtcccaaaaattgatgtggtttttaaaatcaccattgaaaattgaaattatgatagatcattattggatcAAAAGAAGGACAAGAgggtaatatgtagcattactcgattTTAAAAGCCGCATCAATTTTGGAGGGACAAggggtgatatgtagcattactccttaaaatcaccattgaaattatgatagatcactattggaTTTGGCACAATCGCTAgagtttatgacatttttttgaTTCTTGTGGTGGGTACAGTTTGacactttttgttttctctaatCTCTACCCATACAAGAGTTTGAGATTTTTCCGGAAGCAATCTTTTTTAAAGGTTGATTGCCTACTGCCCTACACAGTCTACACTTGAAATGTTGGCGTTtatttggatttggcttcaTGCAAGTTTGATTTGTCATTTGAAATGTTGgtgtttttttggcttttggtttgattttaGAGTTGTAATGTACTGATGATTGGATTTGTATTTGGATTGGTTTTAGAGTTCTAAACTTCTAATGTACTgatatttggatttgtatttggatttataatgtgttggatttgtatttagattttgtaattttgtaatttttgtactAAGGTTATAGATTTGTATCTACAAAAACCAGTCCAAAATCGGCCCAAATCCAATCCAAACCCATACCAAAATCGGCCCAAAGTCAACCTAAAGCCCACATTAAAATGcgattttcaaatcacaagttATAAACGTAATAATCGCTAACCAGCGGTTATAAGAAAAACCGCTAACCGTCTATGCGGAGGCGATTGTagttgttaaaattcaataattatctTAGGTAGTTGCGGTTAACGATTTTATTCAATAACTGCGAACCATAATCGTACACAATTCAACCATTTTGGATTGGAATGGTGTAATAAATAGTAAAGCCCTACACCCTTGAAAACGATAATGGGATGGATGGGGGTAGAGTCTACTGGGCTTTGAGACTGGTGTGAAcctttttataactttttgttcgGCCTTTGAAGCTAGTTGCCATAAACACAGGCTTTATGAAATCCTTGAGTTGCGGTTGGCCCGGTGGCCTTTAAAACCCCTTTCCTCTTtctaaaagaccaaaaaaaaaaaaaaaaaaaggaaaaaaaaaaggcttcctttaataaaactttctatatttttttttttcttttcgttgaaaaaaatgttttgatgtgatgtaaaataGAAGTAGTTTTGTATTtgaagttatttgttaatgatttaattaaatttaaagagTATTATCAATCAAacttaaaggtttttttttttaaaaaaaaaaaaattaggttagaggatttttttttaaaaaaaaaataaaaaaattagaatattgaattgatatatattcaaaatgatATTCATGTGAGacttaaaaatgcatataaaaaaaaGGCTGAATTAGCCCTTGTCAAATGTCAATATTGACTTGTATTTTAGattcattttaatttaatagactaaattatttttgaacttttgataaaaagaaaataataataaaccacATTGATGTCCTAATGGTTGTGAAACGATCAATTCCATCAAGAGAAGTTGCTTTGCAATTTAGCCCTCGTCAAATATCAGCATTGACTTGCTACACAGACTCCAAAGTCTTCGTACTTGCAATATTtgatttctgaaaaaaattatattttacctCTCaatggtttatattttttttttaattgtctcaaaagtgaaaaaaaaaaaaattgtaatgcaCCCCAACCAAGTTTCATAATTTTGCAATGTAATTATTCCGTTACTTAAGTTTGTACTTTTTGATGAAAATAGACTCACATGCGATTCAAGTGAATTTTTAAAAGCAATCGTTCTGAAAAcatccctaaaaaaataaatttcttttttttttaaaaaaagaaaaacggctaattttttttttcttttttaggccTAGGGGGTGGCGAA
Coding sequences within:
- the LOC133870654 gene encoding pentatricopeptide repeat-containing protein At2g01860-like — translated: MDCRVSTITLCPIPLERNFTTNGRLTLVVHSSTRRRQPKCIRYPRRTKSPPDFGVNLFLKKTGMNSIDPSLTDLIDDKKSQLAEEEEEEDKEEQEQDETEGVGEDTGVAWDSDEIEAISSLFQGRVPQKPGKLSRERPLPLPFPYKLRPLGLPTPKKHVKSTSPTAVSYRASLSKQVYKNPRVLIAIAKEIRSLSSEEDVSVILNKWARFLRKGSLSLTIRELGHMGLPNRALQIFCWAQKQPQLFPDDRILASTVEVLARNRALKMPFDLEKFTGLASRGVIEAMVRGFIRGGSLHLAWKLLQVAKDGKRMLDPSIYAKLILELGKNPDKHMLVVALLDDLGEREDLNLSQQDCTAIMKICIRLGKFDIVESLFNWFKQSGHEPSVVMYTTLIHSRYSEKKYREALAVVWEMETSNCLFDLPAFRVVIKVFVALNDLSRAARYFSKLKEAGFSPTYDIYRDLIRIYMVSGRLAKCKEVCKDAEIVGFKLDKETTSQLLQFEREKGFSM
- the LOC133870658 gene encoding uncharacterized protein LOC133870658, whose translation is MGKQGGIKKAPNLRHGFQNPISLREESIGRKQTKGGSKNSESMLKVKHLQKLAAWANGEAAIPSLGAFFGHRLATVTEAMGVPPDSSLFSCERCETILQPGFNCTVRIEKNRAKARRRRKKTSNFTQNNVVVYKCHFCSHWNLKRGTQKGHMKEICPSKTKTSSKSETSKPKVQKCANLEKSSRSKDDIRW